CAACGTCGCCTTCCACCACAGCGCCAACGACGCCGTCCTCGTGTACTCCAAGCACACCGACGACCGCTCCGACGTGGTGCTGACGGTGGTGAACCTCGATCCGCTGGGGACCCAGGAGACCACGTTGTGGATCGACCTGGGGTACCTCGGCCTGCCGTGGGACCAGCCGTTCGAGGCCTTCGACGAGCTGACCGGGCGGTCCTTCACCTGGCAGGGTCCCGAGCCCTACGTGCGGCTCGA
Above is a genomic segment from Acidimicrobiales bacterium containing:
- a CDS encoding alpha-1,4-glucan--maltose-1-phosphate maltosyltransferase yields the protein NVAFHHSANDAVLVYSKHTDDRSDVVLTVVNLDPLGTQETTLWIDLGYLGLPWDQPFEAFDELTGRSFTWQGPEPYVRLDPADTPAHILHLRRFSP